ATAGGAAAATTCACCGCGACATAGTAGCAGAAATGGCGGGAATGGTGAAGAATGTGCATTCAGTTGAAGTGCTAAAAGAGATGATTTCTACTATTGCTAAAGATTGGCTTTTGACACATATTTTGCAAGAAGATATGCAGATTGAAAAATATCGCAGAGAGCAGCTTGAAACCCGCGCTACTTGTGAAGTCAAAGAAGTGCAATACTACTACTATACTTGCGCTTGCCCAAACAAAGAGCATAAACTTACAGAATCTATGCATATTTTTGTGAGCAACTCCTCACAGCCCATTAACTGCAAAGAGTGCCACCAACGCATTCATTTTAAACAAAAACGCTAGGGGGTTTTGTAGAATCTAACCCCCAGCACTTAGCCTTAGAAAAAGTATCTAAGCTATAGTATCTAGCCTATAGATTCTATATCAAGCCTATAGAATCTAAACTACAGAATCCAGCTTTTAAAATCTAAACACAGAATCTAGATTTCTATAACCCACAGAATCTAAAACCTCTTCTTATTCACATCATCTAATATATCTTTAGCTACAGTATCTACTCTTTTAGAAATCTCTGCACTAGAGTTAGCTATTTCTACATTTTCTTGTGTTACAGATTCTAAGTGAGAGATAGCTTCATTGATTTGAGTTAC
Above is a window of Helicobacter jaachi DNA encoding:
- a CDS encoding hemerythrin family protein, which produces MLPQWSGDFSVGHEIIDQQHQTLFNLAHKAYRIANSPSSPNEIKMILVEFFDYMKTHFKDEEQYMQAIGYPRLEEHRKIHRDIVAEMAGMVKNVHSVEVLKEMISTIAKDWLLTHILQEDMQIEKYRREQLETRATCEVKEVQYYYYTCACPNKEHKLTESMHIFVSNSSQPINCKECHQRIHFKQKR